A region from the Papaver somniferum cultivar HN1 unplaced genomic scaffold, ASM357369v1 unplaced-scaffold_125, whole genome shotgun sequence genome encodes:
- the LOC113331245 gene encoding plasma membrane ATPase 2-like, with amino-acid sequence MFLINSAALKKADIGIAVADSTDAARSASDIVLTEPGLSVIISAVLTSRAIFQRMKNYTIYAVSITIRVVLGFMLLALIWQFDFPPFMVLIIAILNDGTIMTISKDRVKPSPLPDSWKLAEIFATGVILGTYMAIVTVIFFWAAYKTDFFPRTFGVHSLKQTERDDIKMLASAVYLQVSTISQALIFVTRSRSWSFVERPGILLVAAFLVAQLIATVIAVHANWAFAAIEGIGWGWAGVIWLYNIVFYFPLDILKFMIRYAISGRAWDLVIEKKVAFTRQKDFGKEPRELQWATAQRTLHGLHPPDTKMFHGYGDMAEEARRRAQITRLRELHTLKGHVESVVRRKGLDIDTIQQAYTV; translated from the exons ATGTTCCTCATTAATT CGGCTGCTCTTAAAAAGGCTGACATTGGTATTGCTGTAGCGGATTCGACTGATGCAGCTCGTAGTGCTTCTGACATTGTACTAACCGAGCCTGGTCTTAGTGTTATTATTAGTGCCGTGTTGACAAGTCGAGCTATTTTCCAAAGAATGAAAAACTACACG ATTTACGCTGTTTCTATCACCATTCGTGTTGTG CTTGGTTTCATGCTACTAGCTCTCATTTGGCAGTTCGACTTTCCTCCTTTCATGGTGCTGATTATTGCCATACTTAATGATG GTACCATAATGACGATATCAAAAGATAGAGTAAAACCTTCTCCTCTACCTGACAGCTGGAAGCTGGCTGAGATCTTTGCCACTGGAGTAATTCTCGGTACTTACATGGCGATAGTGACAGTTATCTTCTTCTGGGCAGCATATAAAACCGATTTCTTTCCA CGTACATTTGGGGTTCACAGCCTTAAGCAAACAGAAAGAGATGACATCAAGATGCTTGCCTCAGCGGTATACCTGCAAGTTAGCACTATTAGCCAGGCCCTTATCTTTGTGACACGGTCACGTAGTTGGTCTTTTGTCGAGCGTCCTGGGATTTTGCTTGTGGCAGCTTTCTTGGTTGCTCAGCTG ATTGCTACGGTAATTGCAGTACATGCAAACTGGGCTTTCGCTGCGATAGAAGGCATCGGATGGGGCTGGGCTGGTGTGATTTGGCTGTATAACATCGTCTTCTACTTCCCTCTTGATATTCTGAAGTTCATGATCCGTTACGCTATCAGCGGGAGGGCCTGGGATCTTGTTATTGAGAAAAAG GTTGCATTCACGAGGCAGAAGGATTTTGGCAAAGAACCACGAGAGCTCCAATGGGCTACTGCACAGAGGACACTTCATGGCCTTCACCCACCTGATACCAAAATGTTCCATGGTTATGGTGATATGGCTGAAGAAGCCAGAAGAAGAGCTCAAATCACAAG GTTAAGAGAACTCCATACACTGAAGGGTCACGTAGAATCAGTGGTAAGGAGGAAGGGACTCGACATCGACACAATTCAACAAGCATATACAGTCTGA